The Akkermansia sp. N21116 genome includes a region encoding these proteins:
- a CDS encoding GDSL-type esterase/lipase family protein, with amino-acid sequence MREHHATIHGLWTETGELELSLAGNVPEGAVIRYCFPWDGPRLLFLQGQYLAPVACDPGTEIRARIFLGRKGISEVQAFTRPGMPPSLPTPEILVRRTQNRDFMAYDWAIRHGAVCRAVRKLSPRLLMLGDSITHFWGGEPYDDSPLDYVATAPALWTEYLEGFKPVNLGFGNDRVENALWRVEHGELDGAAPDSLCVVLLGTNNLPASSPEDISAGLMALCASVRECLPACSILLQGIYPRDDQGEQMHGKLIATNNLIRYAVESSAMSRLYYADIGSVLADASGHLKPGLTRDGLHPTRDGYREIARVLVPEIERLSCRT; translated from the coding sequence ATGAGAGAACATCATGCAACGATACATGGGCTTTGGACGGAAACCGGAGAATTGGAGCTTTCGCTTGCCGGCAATGTACCCGAAGGGGCGGTGATCCGCTACTGTTTCCCTTGGGACGGTCCCCGTTTATTGTTTTTGCAGGGGCAGTACCTGGCTCCCGTCGCATGCGATCCGGGGACGGAAATCCGGGCCAGAATCTTTCTGGGACGCAAGGGAATTTCAGAGGTCCAGGCCTTCACCCGTCCGGGGATGCCTCCGTCATTGCCGACTCCGGAAATCCTGGTGAGGAGGACGCAGAACAGGGACTTTATGGCCTACGACTGGGCTATACGCCATGGGGCGGTGTGCCGTGCCGTGCGGAAGCTCTCTCCCCGTCTCCTGATGTTGGGGGATTCCATTACTCATTTCTGGGGAGGGGAACCCTATGACGATTCTCCCTTGGATTATGTAGCGACGGCTCCTGCCTTGTGGACGGAGTACTTGGAGGGGTTTAAGCCCGTCAATCTCGGATTCGGCAATGACAGGGTGGAGAATGCCTTGTGGCGAGTGGAACACGGAGAACTGGACGGAGCCGCACCGGACTCCCTTTGCGTCGTCCTTCTGGGAACGAACAATCTGCCTGCTTCGTCGCCGGAGGATATCTCTGCCGGTCTCATGGCCTTGTGTGCTTCTGTCAGGGAATGTCTGCCCGCTTGTTCCATTCTGCTACAGGGAATCTATCCTCGAGATGACCAAGGGGAACAGATGCATGGAAAATTGATCGCAACCAACAATTTAATCCGTTATGCCGTAGAATCTTCCGCGATGTCCCGCTTGTATTATGCAGACATCGGTTCTGTGCTGGCGGATGCATCGGGTCACTTGAAACCGGGACTGACGCGCGACGGACTCCATCCTACCCGGGACGGATATCGGGAAATTGCCCGGGTGCTTGTTCCAGAGATAGAACGCCTGTCATGCCGGACATGA